A genomic region of Plasmodium cynomolgi strain B DNA, chromosome 5, whole genome shotgun sequence contains the following coding sequences:
- a CDS encoding hypothetical protein (putative), translating to MSNINDSKKKNASTERHSSAKKGNDTKSGSKKSSGGTGSAEAKNKWSLTVRAQVAESAAVPAQGEAETATRSEDKKDAKGSAKGNRKDVKGSEKENRKDAKGNPKDAKGNAKDAKGNAKDAKESAKDAKENAKDAKENAKEAKENAKDAKDAKGNPKVVKTIAKDTRLNAKDSKQNAKDPKQKCPYEIVAPEKERLKGSSKCRI from the exons ATGAGTAACATAAACGActcaaagaaaaaaaatgcttcaacTGAAAGGCATAGTAGCGCTAAGAAGGGGAATGACACCAAAAGCGGTAGTAAGAAATCGTCCGGGGGGACGGGGTCAGCCGAAGCGAAGAATAAGTGGAGTCTCACCGTGCGCGCTCAAGTAGCGGAAAGCGCAGCAGTTCCTGCGCagggagaagcggaaacGGCAACACGGTCGGAGGACAAAAAGGACGCAAAGGGGAGCGCAAAGGGGAACAGAAAAGACGTAAAGGGGagcgaaaaggagaacaGAAAAGACGCAAAGGGAAACCCAAAGGATGCGAAGGGAAACGCAAAGGATGCGAAGGGAAACGCAAAAGATGCGAAGGAAAGTGCAAAGGATGCGAaggaaaatgcaaaggatgcgaaggaaaatgcaaaagaagcgaaggaaaatgcaaaggaTGCAAAGGATGCGAAGGGAAACCCTAAAGTCGTAAAAACAATCGCGAAAGACACAAGGCTAAACGCTAAGGACTCAAAGCAAAATGCGAAGGACCCAAAGCAAA AATGCCCCTATGAAATTGTCGCCCCCGAAAAAGAACGACTCAAGGGAAGTAGCAAGTGCAGAATCTAG
- a CDS encoding adapter-related protein complex 4 sigma 1 subunit (putative) has product MIEFLLMVNKQGQTRLSQYYNSLSIEEKTILEGELIRKCLSRVDYQCSFLQYREYKIIYRRYASLYLIVGVTNQDVNEFAILEMIHNIIEILDKYYENVCELDIMFNIDKTHFIIDEIVCNGEICDMNKSNVLRPILLMDKFSPKM; this is encoded by the exons ATGATCGAGTTCCTGCTTATGGTCAACAAGCAGGGCCAAACGAGGCTAAGCCAGTACTACAACAGCCTCAGCATCGAAGAGAAAACAATCCTCGAGGGGGAACTCATACGGAAATGCCTGTCACGAGTCGACTATCAATGCTCCTTCCTACAGTACAGGGagtacaaaattatttatagaAG ATATGCCAGCCTCTACCTAATCGTCGGAGTCACAAACCAGGACGTAAACGAATTCGCCATACTCGAAATGATCCACAATATTATCGAAATTTTAGATAAGTACTACGAAAATGTATGCGAACTAGACATCATGTTTAACATTGACaaaacacattttataaTCGACGAAATCGTGTGCAACGGTGAAATATGCGACATGAACAAGTCCAATGTCCTCCGCCCTATTTTGCTAATGGAcaaattttctccaaaaatgtga
- a CDS encoding hypothetical protein (putative), translating to MTLVAIQKTIEEIKDITIDEETYFNMTQVECIDPFHFDDDLVMWAKSLLKENRNLRRIRYNLVPKVISENEFWMRYFSAIKLIVTRNAFEGKQGDVA from the coding sequence ATGACCCTTGTGGCTATCCAAAAAACaatagaagaaataaaagacatAACGATAGATGAAGAGACTTATTTTAACATGACCCAAGTGGAGTGCATTGATCCTTTTCACTTTGATGATGACTTAGTGATGTGGGCGAAATCTCTGTTGAAGGAAAATCGGAACTTGCGGAGAATACGATACAATCTGGTTCCGAAGGTCATTAGTGAGAACGAGTTTTGGATGCGCTACTTCTCGGCGATAAAGCTTATCGTTACAAGAAATGCGTTCGAGGGGAAGCAGGGTGACGTTGCCG
- a CDS encoding hypothetical protein (putative), with the protein MVRVRRGCNCVCSLMRRRNLAVFLLTLVGVLGQTSQFSLLNVAQQLTTINLTSHISTLSLGSHFSLRTLLNLFNLFILLNLLSVINRIATSQREGEIKSRHYKLEQHFQKYGNLLLTDGSVQGGESKKGSCTTLICPSDE; encoded by the coding sequence ATGGTTCGTGTACGGCGGGGGTGCAATTGTGTATGCAGTTtgatgaggagaaggaaccttgctgtttttttgctCACTCTGGTTGGTGTCCTTGGACAGACTAGTCAATTTTCTCTGCTTAATGTAGCTCAACAGCTTACCACCATAAATCTGACTAGCCATATTAGTACCCTTAGCCTTGGTTCCCACTTTTCCCTCCGTACCTTACTGAACCTGTTCAATCTCTTCATCCTTCTAAATCTACTAAGTGTGATCAATAGAATCGCGACTTCGCAGCGCGAAGGAGAGATAAAGAGTCGTCATTACAAACTAGAACAACATTTTCAAAAGTATGGAAATTTACTCCTAACGGATGGAAGTGTACAGGGGGGGGAATCGAAAAAGGGGAGTTGCACCACATTGATATGTCCGTCAGATGAG
- a CDS encoding hypothetical protein (putative), which produces MHIIRVTSLVVLLVCCYTNGKSIFRKRKIIYGSSHLLNAPDDEATKLPSLNNLKTKESHSSNDDGDEYVKGSYYVEKGGKNNVRDVKNGSFILLSEKVKDIPPEEEDEEAHGDDNADHVNNNVDSHNNIDHENSSEDSSESEHSDHEEEHDDDDMHHNHMYANGASTALPPPPPPVMHHPPPPPMTPSGIVGHVVSNVFTAGLKLFGVP; this is translated from the coding sequence ATGCACATAATTAGGGTTACCAGTTTGGTGGTACTCCTAGTATGCTGttacacaaatgggaaaagtaTTTtccgaaaaaggaaaattatttatggtTCTTCCCATTTGCTAAATGCCCCTGATGATGAAGCGACCAAGTTGCCCTCCCTgaacaatttaaaaacaaaggaaTCGCACAGCAGCAACGACGACGGTGATGAGTATGTGAAGGGTAGCTACTATGTCGAGAAGGGAGGCAAGAATAATGTGAGGGACGTGAAAAATGGGTCCTTCATTCTTTTAAGTGAGAAGGTGAAAGATATTCCCCCTGAGGAGGAAGATGAGGAGGCGCATGGCGACGACAATGCTGACCATGTGAATAACAACGTGGATTCACATAACAATATCGATCATGAGAACAGTAGCGAGGACAGCAGCGAGAGCGAGCACAGTGACCACGAGGAGGAGCACGATGACGACGACATGCACCATAACCACATGTACGCCAATGGCGCCTCCACGGCCCTTCCGCCTCCACCCCCGCCTGTGATGCATCACCCCCCACCTCCACCCATGACCCCCTCGGGCATCGTCGGCCACGTCGTGTCAAACGTCTTCACCGCTGGGTTGAAGTTGTTTGGCGTGCCGTAG
- a CDS encoding hypothetical protein (putative), whose protein sequence is MYTYGVEGDDTYLPQPQYPSPYENQYGQDDESPSPRGENHTPFIGYFSSHLLRTGFFLQCVSLMLMFIFYWAFGGTGIFVFDLYAGPECVKVSSAFHLTISILMAIYLLGTLYIAMFQVFVADNSKWCRGFRAGSKLLSAAVTLDLLSSILRLVQYLYAYFYMSMRWWARYQQTKSDWTLLHFGSIVHSFALFIYGAAFFYMEAYHDEGTYEELAWSNLTLFKLAGLAELLMVFSGFGAFFSILLLGAIMCATVWAFSFEPLLEKWSPELHSRDINADVLPEVKHEDEQGGYNEENVYEPYNVNPENMEYGEEMVPQNMNEKYANGNSYDPNIYAQNNGMPTTYDYSQIEGQVKQNAEMGVSENYTKSGQF, encoded by the exons ATGTATACCTACGGAGTAGAAGGAGATGACACCTATTTGCCACAGCCTCAGTACCCATCCCCATATGAAAATCAGTATGGACAAGATGATGAGTCACCAAGCCCTCGAGGGGAAAACCATACCCCCTTCATAGGTTATTTTAGTTCCCATTTATTAAGGACCGGGTTTTTCCTGCAGTGTGTATCTTTAATGcttatgttcatattttattgGGCCTTTGGTGGTACAGGAATTTTTGTGTTTGATTTATATGCCGGTCCAGAGTGTGTAAAAGTGTCAAGTGCATTTCATTTAACCATTTCTATTTTGATGGCCATATATTTATTGGGAACGTTGTACATAGCCATGTTCCAAGTGTTCGTAGCAGATAACAGCAAGTGGTGTAGAGGGTTCCGAGCGGGTTCTAAGTTATTATCCGCAGCTGTGACGTTAGATCTTTTatcctccattttgagatTAGTTCAGTATTTGTATGCATACTTTTACATGAGCATGAGATGGTGGGCAAGATATCAACAGACCAAGTCAGATTGGACACTGTTACACTTTGGCAGCATTGTGCACAGCTTCGCTTTGTTCATCTATGgcgctgcttttttttacatggaAGCTTACCACGATGAGGGTACCTACGAGGAGCTCGCTTGGTCCAACTTGACATTGTTCAAGTTGGCAGGTTTGGCCG aacTACTGATGGTGTTTTCCGGATTTGGAGCTTTCTTCTCCATACTGCTCCTGGGTGCGATAATGTGCGCAACCGTCTGGGCCTTTTCCTTCGAACCACTGCTAGAAAAATGGTCCCCAGAATTGCACAGCAGAGACATAAACGCAGACGTCTTGCCCGAGGTAAAACACGAGGACGAACAAGGGGGATACAACGAAGAAAATGTTTATGAGCCGTACAATGTAAACCCAGAAAATATGGAATATGGAGAGGAGATGGTTCCACAAAACATGAACGAGAAGTACGCAAATGGAAACTCTTATGACCCAAACATATACGCGCAGAACAACGGCATGCCAACCACCTATGATTACTCGCAAATTGAAGGCCAAGTGAAGCAAAACGCCGAAATGGGAGTCTCAGAGAATTACACCAAAAGTGGTCAATTCTGA
- a CDS encoding hypothetical protein (putative), which produces MTKLKKIKEDYLTILNLHKEFVDKYEEEKSFRETIKTYQSNELAKDFSYAVFFIHLFVRGAYLNGEALTEALAKDNRGDAEAKDHVPLLPMDESNPDQHSQIRIKSLKNSIAFLNGRNTRLLMCDYLKVLMNNIQNENEISSNFLILEYVTSHETKQQNNYTQICNMYKLKGHVKEEQSILSYSLNSVKERVGSSFPSGGGGHILENSQNDHIGKNPDENNVQKNNNDVNNSMGLTTNGDRSGEVISPSADDTPKGNDSKERDNSPQKKSNTDVVQMNELLFNKILNNFVTELRSFFFSVIAKIQTSQVVSQLITCFADICLSLTPYYVHIVNCIEILSDFANIIPVRHMDHLMTFFQRNKNIFIEKYKEFQNFVIFNDPIKTQSVGARLIGFIKNLQKKNSLNRKQKSMNRCKNTANDESLIFNEFELSIQQNVKNHAKIRELIWAEINSLCTEASPNGGSSSGGDAKPDGDREDRADCEDRADRADRSDRADRRDDPTKGDKPKENPLDNRENSERSEHCQHRQPCQHCQRGELDEATHPTSKDKKAHTNGKDSTRKRKRDEEDTPDQVTHTDKKDMKRSKRNKLNESQNEENKNYKVYLAYLYLISFVRYPEMCTAQNCAPLEDAYHSFNLFLAHIKNIKKKNLINVKIVREYLYNAEIDFLGNIHIYNMLIRDKNFLCVFFFNILLVLNYLNIDLSILTPTTNEGLSTEYKTTDSKGKEMTRSNSSTHNVDHGNQYSSTHSLEVTKNSEDKGGNSPFSRNSSRTYSKNSKEGISHMGSNTSSVISKGRDNDSAPIGISGSSRGTQNTPKESKEVKDVRDVKDTNSSDIKGKDHQSVSERIKNILHSFVKDLLRYLGNCKNLQYFMNLLASEHCWYTWKKQLTGKPIKENSESPFEFLHVEDQSKRKKKTKNKKRIIVTTE; this is translated from the exons atgacAAAACTGAAAAAGATAAAGGAGGACTACTTAACCATTCTTAATTTGCACAAAGAGTTTGTAGacaaatatgaagaagaGAAGTCCTTCCGGGAGACCATCAAAACCTATCAGTCGAATGAGTTAGCCAAGGACTTCTCCTACgcagtttttttcattcatctttTTGTGAGAGGGGCATACCTAAATGGGGAAGCTCTCACGGAAGCGTTGGCCAAAGACAATCGAGGAGATGCTGAAGCGAAAGACCACGTGCCGCTTCTCCCCATGGATGAGTCTAACCCAGATCAACACTCACAGATTAGGATAAAGAGTCTCAAAAACTCCATCGCCTTTCTCAATGGAAGGAACACACGACTCCTCATGTGTGACTATCTAAAAGTATTAATGAACaatatacaaaatgaaaatgaaattagCTCAAATTTCCTCATTTTAGAATACGTCACTTCACACGAAACGAAGCagcaaaataattacactCAAATTTGTAacatgtataaattaaaGGGACACGTAAAAGAGGAGCAGTCCATTTTATCCTACAGTCTCAATTCTGTAAAGGAAAGAGTTGGAAGCTCTTTTCCTAGTGGAGGGGGAGGGCACATCCTGGAAAACTCGCAAAATGATCATATAGGAAAAAATCCagatgaaaataatgtacaaaaaaataataacgaTGTTAACAACTCAATGGGATTAACTACCAATGGTGATAGAAGCGGAGAAGTGATATCCCCCTCAGCTGACGATACACCAAAGGGGAATGACTCCAAGGAGAGAGACAATTCACCACAAAAAAAGTCAAACACAGATGTAGTCCAAATGAACGAACtgttatttaataaaatattaaataatttcgtAACCGAACTGAggagcttcttcttttctgtcATTGCTAAAATACAGACAAGTCAAGTTGTATCTCAACTCATAACCTGCTTCGCAGATATTTGCCTCTCCTTAACACCGTACTATGTACACATAGTAAACTGTATAGAAATTCTCTCAGATTTTGCAAATATCATTCCGGTTAGACACATGGATCATTTGATGACCTTTTTCCAacggaataaaaatatcttcattgaaaaatacaaagagtttcaaaattttgtcatttttaatgacCCCATAAAAACTCAATCTGTTGGAGCTCGACTTATTGgctttattaaaaatttacaaaaaaaaaattccctaaATAGGAAACAGAAATCcatgaat CGTTGTAAAAATACCGCAAATGATGAATCTCTAATTTTTAACGAATTCGAATTGAGCATCCAGCAAAATGTCAAAAATCATGCGAAAATTAGGGAACTCATTTGGGCTGAAATTAACTCCCTTTGTACGGAAGCCTCCCCCAATGGTGGCAGCTCCAGCGGGGGGGACGCGAAGCCAGACGGAGACCGCGAAGACCGTGCAGACTGTGAAGATCGCGCCGATCGAGCAGACCGCTCAGACCGCGCCGACCGCCGGGATGACCCCACCAAGGGGGACAAACCCAAAGAGAATCCCCTCGACAACCGCGAGAACAGCGAACGCAGCGAACACtgccaacaccgccaaccCTGCCAACACTGCCAACGCGGCGAACTGGACGAGGCGACCCACCCCACGAGCAAAGACAAAAAGGcgcacacaaatgggaaggaTTCCACCAGAAAGCGAAAGAGGGACGAAGAAGACACTCCCGACCAAGTAACTCACACTGATAAAAAAGACATGAAAAGGTCGAAGcgaaacaaattaaatgaaagtcaaaatgaagaaaacaaaaattacaaagtCTACCTGGCCTACCTCTATCTCATATCGTTTGTCCGTTACCCAGAAATGTGTACCGCCCAAAATTGCGCCCCCCTGGAAGACGCCTACCATTCATTTAACCTCTTCCTTGcacatattaaaaatataaaaaaaaaaaatctcatcAATGTAAAAATCGTGAGAGAGTATCTCTACAACGCAGAAATTGACTTTTTGGgaaatatacacatttacAATATGCTCATTcgtgataaaaattttctttgcgtcttcttttttaatatccTCCTTGTCCTGAACTACCTGAATATCGACCTGAGCATTTTAACACCCACTACAAATGAAGGTCTCTCCACTGAATACAAAACAACTGAttcgaaaggaaaagaaatgaCTCGCTCGAACAGTTCAACACACAATGTAGATCACGGAAATCAATACTCATCTACACACTCGTTAGAGGTAACAAAGAATAGTGAAGACAAGGGTGGTAACTCCCCATTTTCTCGTAACTCCTCAAGAACATACTCAAAAAATTCCAAAGAAGGAATATCCCACATGGGTAGCAACACAAGTAGTGTTATCTCCAAAGGTAGGGATAACGACTCCGCTCCCATAGGAATATCAGGTAGTAGTAGAGGTACCCAAAACACCCCCAAAGAGAGTAAAGAAGTGAAAGATGTGAGAGATGTGAAGGACACCAACTCAAGCGACATAAAAGGGAAGGATCATCAATCGGTTAGcgaaaggataaaaaatattttgcattcATTCGTAAAGGATTTATTACGTTATCTAGggaattgcaaaaatttgcaatacTTTATGAACCTTCTCGCATCCGAGCACTGCTGGTATACTTGGAAAAAACAACTCACTGGAAAACCgattaaagaaaattctGAATCTCCTTTCGAATTTTTACATGTGGAAGATCAAtccaagaggaagaaaaaaacaaaaaacaaaaaacgaaTCATTGTGACAACGGAATGA
- a CDS encoding hypothetical protein (putative) encodes MFCDKFAYLFFLPLLIIVWRDVDGRDVKEGKIVVNPVDWGTVGGKKGATGDEKGGEVEAAEEEEEAGEEEAAEGAEEEEQVDAAEEEEEVDAAEEEEEDQPNVDATKNEDASPEKETPQRNFPAGEKKNHQNNMDDIINEYYRNVIIPKESKDIEEMEAEKKNVSFFTKIKNFFSGEKEEEEKQPSTLIEYIRQKNKKIMELEEESAKRISRKHMYEYLFWTTAYILFNVAIAPLITYYYVSRGCKKAIMREYNNNRDRRIVPYGYDFSDEGPSVNFSGMKFRNCKYYPPQRGSNFSFLMGMLHGKPYAIVKL; translated from the exons ATGTTTTGTGACAAATTTGCctacctcttttttctcccccttttaatcATCGTATGGAGAGACGTAGACGGCAGGGACGTCAAGGAGGGTAAAATTGTAGTCAACCCGGTTGATTGGGGCAcggtgggggggaaaaagggagccACCGGGGATGAGAAGGGCGGCGAGGTGGAAGCggcagaggaggaagaggaggcaGGGGAGGAAGAGGCTGCAGAGGGGgcagaagaggaagagcAGGTGGACgcggcggaggaggaagaggaggtgGACgcggcggaggaggaagaggaggaccAACCAAATGTGGACGCCACCAAAAACGAAGATGCCTCACCTGAGAAAGAGACACCACAAAGGAATTTCCCAgctggagaaaaaaaaaatcaccaaaaTAACATGGACgatataataaatgaatattataGAAATGTGATTATCCCAAAGGAATCGAAAGATATAGAAGAGAtggaagcggaaaaaaaaaatgtatcattcttcacaaaaattaaaaattttttctcaggagaaaaggaagaggaggaaaaacaaccCTCTACACTAATTGAATACATAagacagaaaaataaaaaaataatggaacTCGAAGAAGAGAGTGCAAAAAGAATCTCACGTAAACACATGTACGAATATCTTTTCTGGACCACTGCTTATATCCTATTTAACGTTGCCATTGCCCCACTTAttacatattattatgtatCCAGAGGGTGCAAGAAGGCTATTATGAGGGAGTATAACAATAATCGAGATAGGCGTATTGTGCCCTACGGATACGATTTTTCTGATGAGGGACCTTCCGTAAATTTTTCAGGAATGAAATTCCGCAATTGCAAATATTACCCTCCGCAGAGGGGCAGCAACTTTTCCTTCCTCATGGGGATGCTCCACGGGAAACCCTACG CGATTGTCAAGCTATGA
- a CDS encoding early transcribed membrane protein (ETRAMP;~putative): MKLAKLFYFVAFLITIKVFVPGLNNDGLVQAKSASADSKSLKKLDNDMLKKQRNQKIMIISTIATSLAILLGGALGGYSYYKQKKTKKPNTPIITNRPMGKGETRNLSRSQEDISKIPPSSGPSKNY; the protein is encoded by the coding sequence atgaaattagctaaattattttacttcGTCGCCTTCCTCATAACCATTAAGGTTTTCGTTCCAGGATTGAACAATGATGGATTAGTTCAAGCAAAGAGCGCTTCAGCTGACTCCAAGTCATTAAAAAAGCTTGACAATGATATgctaaaaaaacaaagaaaccaaaaaattatgatcaTATCCACTATTGCAACTAGTTTAGCTATACTCCTTGGTGGTGCCTTAGGAGGATACAGCTActacaaacaaaaaaagaccaaGAAACCTAATACCCCAATTATTACAAACAGACCCatgggaaaaggagaaactaGAAACTTAAGCAGATCACAAGAAGATATCTCGAAGATCCCACCTTCATCCGGCCCCTCCAAAAATTAC